In Procambarus clarkii isolate CNS0578487 chromosome 36, FALCON_Pclarkii_2.0, whole genome shotgun sequence, one DNA window encodes the following:
- the LOC138371637 gene encoding lysosome membrane protein 2-like: protein MQNVVQQMNRSARCRCCLWMVALWCAATVIFMLAGYDTVVHSVAVDQMVLRQGGQKYESWIDTPVPVYYRVHVFNLTNPSHFMAGERPRVQELGPYVYLMKESKEEIAFHKNGSVTYRSRPMYFFQPHMSTGAEEDVIISVNIPFVNAADAVKDQGFLRMIIQVAKKIHGFQTVRKLTVGELLWGHKSRVMDWARTLQELPYPHQLFGLLVGFNDSVQEPYTMHTGKGNAAMMNQILAWNGRQTLDFWSGDQCNEIRGTDANGFAPGVSKKDKLYIFNGQLCRAIPLVYNETVTQSGIAAFRFVPPDDVFSYGINHPENACFCSEGGCPPSGILDMKPCYWGASVGFSFPHFYKADPKLRHIVLGLR from the coding sequence ATGCAGAATGTTGTGCAACAGATGAACAGGAGTGCCAGATGCCGGTGCTGCCTGTggatggtggcactgtggtgcgCTGCCACGGTCATCTTCATGCTGGCGGGATACGACACCGTCGTCCATTCAGTCGCCGTGGATCAGATGGTACTACGCCAGGGCGGCCAGAAGTATGAGTCGTGGATAGACACGCCAGTTCCTGTTTATTACCGGGTTCATGTCTTTAACCTGACCAACCCCAGCCATTTCATGGCAGGAGAGAGACCCAGGGTCCAGGAGCTCGGGCCCTACGTCTACCTTATGAAAGAGAGCAAAGAAGAGATTGCCTTTCACAAGAACGGCTCTGTCACCTATCGCTCTAGACCCATGTATTTTTTCCAGCCCCACATGTCGACTGGTGCGGAGGAAGACGTAATCATATCAGTCAATATTCCATTTGTAAACGCAGCAGACGCGGTCAAGGACCAAGGGTTTCTACGTATGATCATACAGGTGGCCAAAAAAATTCACGGCTTCCAAACTGTACGAAAACTCACTGTTGGGGAGCTCTTGTGGGGCCACAAGTCTCGGGTTATGGATTGGGCGAGGACTCTCCAGGAATTGCCTTACCCTCACCAGTTGTTTGGACTCCTGGTGGGGTTTAATGACTCTGTGCAGGAACCCTACACCATGCACACGGGCAAGGGCAATGCTGCTATGATGAATCAGATATTAGCCTGGAACGGGCGGCAGACACTGGACTTCTGGAGTGGTGATCAGTGTAACGAAATAAGAGGTACGGATGCCAATGGGTTCGCCCCCGGAGTGTCAAAAAAagacaaattatatatttttaatggCCAGCTTTGTCGAGCAATACCTCTAGTATACAATGAAACAGTCACCCAATCAGGTATTGCTGCCTTCCGCTTCGTGCCCCCTGACGATGTCTTCTCTTACGGCATCAACCACCCCGAGAACGCGTGCTTTTGCAGCGAAGGTGGATGTCCTCCCTCTGGGATCCTGGACATGAAGCCATGCTACTGGGGGGCCTCCGTCGGCTTCTCATTTCCTCACTTCTATAAGGCTGATCCAAAGCTACGACACATCGTTCTTGGTCTCAGGTGA